One window of the Colletotrichum lupini chromosome 9, complete sequence genome contains the following:
- a CDS encoding mitochondrial 2-oxoglutarate/malate carrier protein, translating to MSSSSIKQAAEAARTRTSEVLKGDGAAVANDFLHTPVMRAALPFINGGISGMVATSVIQPVDMIKVRIQLAGEGVAGGPKPTPLSVTREILASGKALDLYTGLSAGLLRQAVYTTARLGFFDTFMGKLGQRAKEQGNAIGFKERATAGLAAGGLAAMIGNPADLALIRMQSDGLKPLAERKNYKSVIDALSSIAKSEGVAALWAGAAPTVVRAMALNFGQLAFFSEAKVQLKQNTQLSSQVQTLTASAIAGFFASFFSLPFDFVKTRLQKQSKGPDGKLPYKSMADCFAKVAKQEGVMRFYRGFGTYYVRIAPHAMVTLIVADYLGFITK from the exons ATGAGCTCTTCATCCATCAAGCAGGCAGCTGAGGCCGCACGAACTCGCACCTCAGAAGTTCTGAAGGGAGACGGTGCCGCTGTCGCCAATGACTTCCTCCACACTCCTGTCATGAGGGCAGCGTTGCCCTTCATCAACGGCGGTATCAGCGGCATGGTAGCCACCTCTGTTATTCAGCCCGTCGACATGATCAAGGTCCGCATTCAGCTCGCTGGAGAGGGTGTTGCCGGAGGACCCAAGCCTACACCATTGTCAGTCACCCGGGAAATCCTTGCTAGCGGAAAGGCCCTCGACCTCTACACCGGTCTGTCGGCCGGCCTCCTGCGCCAAGCTGTCTACACAACGGCCCGCTTGGGCTTCTTTGACACCTTTATGGGCAAGCTCGGCCAACGCGCCAAAGAGCAGGGGAACGCTATTGGCTTCAAGGAACGTGCCACCGCAGGCCTCGCAGCCGGAGGTCTTGCCGCCATGATTGGAAATCCTGCCGACCTTGCCCTCATCCGCATGCAGAGTGACGGACTGAAGCCCCTTGCTGAGCGCAAGAACTACAAGAGTGTCATCGACGCTCTCTCAAGCATTGCAAAGTCTGAAGGTGTTGCCGCTCTCTGGGCCGGTGCCGCCCCCACGGTCGTCCGTGCTATGGCTCTCAACTTTGGTCAGCTCGCCTTCTTCAGCGAGGCCAAGGTGCAGCTCAAGCAGAATACGCAGCTGTCCTCTCAAGTTCAGACTCTCACCGCCAGCGCCATTGCCGGATTCTTCGCCAGTTTCTTCTCTCTGCCCTTCGACTTCGTCAAGACCCGCCTACAGAAGCAGTCCAAGGGACCCGATGGCAAGCTTCCGTACAAGTCAATGGCCGACTGCTTTGCCAAGGTCGCTAAGCAGGAGGGCGTTATGCGCTTCTACCGCGGTTTCGGTACCTACTACGTCCGCATTGCTCCCCATGC AATGGTAACACTCATCGTTGCCGACTACCTTGGCTTCATCACCAAATAG
- a CDS encoding chalcone and stilbene synthase codes for MAAPNTFGELGLSIIGVASQYPPYSLKTDSIDYLSNKFYPESPSMKKVLSINRFTGIDYRSSIGTHEHEVVNQKDAPSIAELHKVFMSDGVPLAVEASRKAIEEARIDLSEITHVVSTTCTDSANPGFDHYVVNGLGITHQVEKVLLHGVGCSGGLATLRTAANLALGHKARGKPARILCVALEVSTTMVRSELNSIDELQETRIGVALFSDCASAVVLSNGIGVPTEPVYDLLGWEHKIIPDTDQDLGFDVDPVGWKVILTPRVPKLASAAIPSTFAEMLSDVPSLPSNYQKPEDFDWAMHPGGATILSGAETTMGITSYHMRASYDTYINHGNSSSATIFSVMDRLRSKDMDAVAPEGRARDYVAPRETESEGSTSEAGDDGAVRSEERASSGRQADQTFVAEAMEELDLD; via the exons ATGGCCGCTCCCAACACCTTCGGGGAGCTTGGCCTCTCCATCATTGGCGTCGCCAGCCAGTATCCGCCCTACTCGCTCAAGACAGACTCAATAGACTACCTCAGCAACAAGTTCTATCCAGAATCGCCCTC CATGAAAAAGGTTCTATCCATCAACAGATTCACCGGTATTGATTACCGTTCCTCCATCGGCACACACGAGCACGAAGTCGTCAACCAGAAAGATGCCCCCTCCATCGCAGAACTCCACAAGGTCTTCATGAGTGACGGCGTGCCTCTCGCCGTAGAAGCATCCCGCAAAGCCATTGAAGAAGCGCGCATCGACCTCTCTGAAATCACCCATGTGGTATCGACAACCTGCACCGACAGCGCCAACCCGGGCTTCGACCACTACGTCGTCAACGGCCTCGGAATCACACACCAAGTCGAAAAGGTTCTGCTCCACGGCGTTGGCTGCAGCGGTGGGTTGGCAACGCTTCGAACGGCAGCGAACTTGGCACTGGGGCACAAGGCGCGCGGAAAACCCGCGAGGATCCTCTGCGTTGCGCTCGAGGTCAGCACCACCATGGTGCGCAGCGAGCTCAACAGCATCGACGAGTTGCAAGAAACCCGGATCGGTGTCGCGCTCTTCTCTGATTGCGCAAGCGCTGTGGTGCTCAGCAATGGCATCGGCGTGCCAACGGAACCCGTCTATGACCTGTTGGGTTGGGAGCACAAGATCATACCCGACACGGATCAGGACCTCGGCTTCGATGTCGACCCTGTTG GTTGGAAAGTGATTCTTACCCCACGAGTGCCAAAGCTCGCATCGGCGGCAATCCCGTCAACATTTGCAGAGATGCTCTCCGATGTACCATCACTACCATCGAATTATCAGAAACCCGAAGACTTCGACTGGGCGATGCACCCCGGAGGAGCGACGATCTTATCAGGGGCAGAGACGACGATGGGCATCACATCGTACCACATGCGGGCGAGCTACGACACATATATCAATCACGGTAACTCGAGTTCGGCAACGATTTTCAGCGTCATGGACAGGCTGCGGTCCAAGGACATGGACGCCGTGGCGCCCGAGGGCCGAGCCCGGGACTACGTG GCGCCACGGGAGACGGAGAGTGAGGGCAGCACTAGCGAGGCTGGGGATGACGGTGCGGTGCGATCGGAAGAGCGGGCATCTTCGGGGCGTCAAGCAGACCAGACCTTTGTTGCAGAGGCAATGGAGGAGCTGGATCTCGACTGA